The genomic segment GGGGCTGTTCTGGCGCTGCTTCTGCTGGAACTGGTGCTTGGCGATCTGCATGGTTGGAGAGAACTCGCCTTCGGCCTGTTGTCTCGTCTTGGGGGCGGCACCCTGATCGGAGCCAGCGTCGGTTGGCTGCTGTCGGAGCTCCTGCGGCGACTGGAGTCTGATCAGGCTGCCAGCGGTTTACCGCTGCAGCTCAGTCTCGGCATGTTGTTTCTGATGTATGGGATCAGTGAGTGGCTCCTGCCGGAATCAGCCCTTCCTGCGTCCGTGGCTGCTGGTCTTGTGGTGGGACGGCGACGCAATCAGCACACGGCAGACCTCGATGGCTTGATTCAGGAGCTGGCTCAGTTGGCGATCACCATGCTGTTTCCTCTCCTGGCGGCTGATGTGTCCTGGGCTGAACTCAGCCCGCTGGGGTGGGGTGGGGTCAGTTGTGTCCTTGCCCTGATGTTGCTGGTTCGACCGATCGCCGTCGGCATCGCCACAACGGGACTCCCCCTTGATCTGCGCCAGCGTGTGTTCATGGGATGGCTCGCTCCACGCGGAATTGTCACCGCCTCCGTGGCCTCTCTCTTTTCGATCCGTCTCGAGCAGGCCGGCATCCTCGGTGCTGGCCGCCTTCAGGGTCTGGTGTTCCTGACGATCTTGATGACTGTCGGCTTGCAAGGGCTTACGGCTCAACCGCTGGCGCGTGTTCTTGGCTTGATTGAATCGCCGGATGAACCCGACTCAGCGTCCGTTGAGACAGCGACGCAGCCTGGGCAGGTCCTCCCCGATCCGAGCCAGTAAGCCCCAGGTCGTGAGCAGGTCGGGGCCCTGCATCCGACCGAGCAGAGCAGCCCGCAGGGATTTCATGATCATCCCTTTCTTCACGCCCGCAGCCTTTGCGGAATCGCCCAGAAGCTGCTGGGCACGGTCCCTGTCCACGCCATCCCAGGCGGCTGTTTCGAGCGTTTCTGCAAGGGCGTGAATGGCTGGTCTGGCTCCTTCGAGATCCAGTTGCTTGACGCCGTCATCCTCAAGCGGCGGCAGCTCGAAAAAGGGACGCGCCTGTTCGACGCCGTCCTTCAGAAGCGTGAGCGATGGGCCCAGTAAGGCGCAAAGCTCAAGGGTCCACCCGTCCAGGTCCGGTGGGGTCCAGTCATTGGCCAGCCAGAGCGGCAGAAGGTCCTGAAGCAGTTGCTCCGGCGTCAGGTCGTGGAGAACCTGACCGTTGAGCCAATTGAGCTTGTCCCAGTCAAAGCGGGCACCGGCCTTGTTGACGCGATCGAAGCTGAACACCTCGGCGGCCTCGCCGAGGCTGAAGCGTTCGTTCATGCCCTCAGGCACAGACCAGCCCAGCAGCGTCATGTAGTTGGCAATCGCTGCCGCGGTGTACCCCATGGCGCGGAAGTCATTGATGGAGGTGACCCCATCGCGTTTTGACAGCTTTCGGCCCTCGCCGTTGAGGATCAAGGGCGCATGGGCGAACTGAGGCGTCGGCAGGCCAAGCGCGTCGTACAGCAGAAGTTGTTTCGCTGTGTTGGCGATGTGATCTTCGCCTCGGATCACATGGCTGATCGCCATGGCGGCATCGTCGACGACGACGACCAGGTTGTAGAGCGGGTCGCCGATTTGATCCGCCGGGGCCCGTCGTGCAATCACCATGTCGCCACCGAGGTCGGCACCGCGCCAGCTCATCGGACCACGGACCAGGTCATTCCACCGGATGTCGGCATCGTCTGCGATGCGGAAGCGAACCACGGCCTGGCGACCTTCCGCCTGAAAGGCCGCTTCCTGCTCAGGGCTGAGATGCCTGTGACGATTGTCGTAACGGGGCGCCTGGTTGGCGGCCTTCTGGCTGCTCCGCATCGCCTCGAGCTCCTCTTCGCTGGCGTAACAGCGGTAGGCCAGGCCGCTCTTCAAGAGACCCCGAATGGCGGCTTGATGCTGCTGGAGACGCTCGCTCTGAATGACGGGTTCTTCGTCCCAGTCGATGCCCAGCCATTGCAGTCCTTCGAGGATGTTCTGGGTGAATTCCGGCTTGGACCGCTCTTTGTCCGTGTCCTCGATGCGCAGTAGAAAAGCGCCCTTCTGATGGCGGGCGAAGAGCCAATTGAACACCGCTGTTCGCGCTGTGCCGATGTGCAACGTACCCGTAGGGCTTGGGGCCAGACGAACACGCACCATGGCCTTGATTCAGGGGTGAGAACGGGACCGACGGGGCTCGAACCCGCAACTTCCGCCGTGACAGGGCGGTGCTCTAACCAATTGAACTACGGTCCCAGAGCGACCTCGACGACGGAACTCGCCCGGTGAAGTCTTTCTGTGTCGCCTGTGCGACAGAGGCAGTATCGACTCTTGCCATGCCCGCCGTCAACCAATCGACACGACGCATCGATCAGGCCAATCCTTGCTTGTCTGCAGCAAAAACGTCCCGTTGACACTGTCAACGGGACGGGGAATATGAACGATTTTCAGGGTGCTCCGTCAGGGACGGAACCCGGCAGGCTCGATCAGGCGAACCTGATTGCCCCGGGCGGTAAATTCCCGACCTTGATCGCTTTGCACGACCACACGACCACCTGACTTGACACGGATGACGCGGGCGCGGACCCAGCCGAGAGCGGCTGACTCCAGCACCTTCACAACATCACCAGGTTGTAGATCCAACTCCATGCTGAGAACCGGGAAACTGCACAAGGGCTCATCGGACGCGCCGTGGAGGACTCGAACCCCCGACATCAGGTTTTGGAGACCTGCGTTCTACCAACTGAACTAACGGCGCAAGGCGATGAACCCCCACCATCACAATTCGTGATGGCAAATGGATTGAACGAGGTCGAAACCTCAGCGATCGAAGCGCTGCTTCACGCGGGTGGCCTTGCCCACCCGTTCCCGCAGATAAAAAAGCTTCGCCCTACGTACTTTACCGCGCCGTTCAACTTTGATCGATGCCACCTGGGGGCTGTGAAGCATGAACACCCGCTCCACGCCGATGCCCTGGAAGATGCGGCGCACGGTGATGGTCTCGTTCAGCCCTCCGTGGCGTTTCGAGATCACCACACCTTCGTAGGGCTGAACCCGCTCTTTGTTTCCTTCACTGATGCGAACGCCCACCCGAACGGTGTCTCCCACGTAGATCTCAGGCAGTTCGCTCTTGAGCTGCTCCGCTTCAAATCCTTTGATCAGCTCTTCGGCAGACAGCTTCTTCGGCGAGGGCGTTGCCGTCGCAACCGCTGTGGCTTCCGTTGTCTCCTCTGGGGTGTCTGTCGTCACCGTCGTGTCCGTGGGGTCGGCTGCCATCCCAGCTCCGCGTTGTATCGCCAAACAATCATTGTACCCGCCGACGCCAACGCTGAATCAGCAGCGTTGTTCCCGTGGTCAGCATCCAGAGCAACCCGATCGCATTGAACAAAACGACAATCGGTTCAATGGTTGGTCCCAGCCACTCTCCCTCATGCACCACCATGAGCCAGTGGACCTGATCTCTGCTGAAGCCGAACCAGTCCTTGGCAAGCCGGTAGCTGACGCCGGTGCTGACCGTCACCAGCAGTGGCAGCAGAACAAATGGGGCGATCCGCCAGTGCAGCTCTCGTGCCTTCGCAAACAAAGACATGGGGCGGCATTCTTCTATACGAACTTGATAGCTTGAGCTTGTAAGGAGTGGCTCATGAATCTGTTCTCTGAACTTCTGGCCACGACTAAGGCGTCCCAGGCCACAGCCACAGGTCCACGCATTCAGAAGCGTCGTGGTGTCGAGATCAAGTCGGCGCGGGAGGTCAAGATCATGCGCCAGGCCAGTGCGATCGTCGCCACTGTGCTGCGGGAAATCATGTCCATGGTCGAGCCGGGTCAGACCACCGGTGAGCTCGATGCCTACGCAGAACGTCGCATCCGTGAAATGGGTGCCACGCCAAGTTTCAAGGGATACCACGGATTCCCCGCCAGCATCTGCGCCAGCATCAATCACGAGGTCGTTCACGGAATCCCCAACAAGAAGCGGGTGATTCACAAGGGGGACCTCTTGAAGGTCGACACCGGTGCTTACTTCGAGGGTTACCACGGCGACAGCTGCGTCACCATCTGTGTCGGCGAAGCCAGTGATCTAGCGCAGACGCTCAGCCGTGTGGCTCGCGAATCACTGATGGCCGGCCTGGCTCAGGTGAAAGCCGGCAACACGCTTCTCGACATTGCCGGTGCCGTTGAAGATCACGTCAAGGCCAATGGGTTCAGTGTGGTGGAGGACTACACCG from the Synechococcus sp. KORDI-100 genome contains:
- a CDS encoding sodium:proton antiporter, whose translation is MTPERLGLLWGVTVFAGASARLLAAVSSLPGVVLLLLSGLLIGRSGLGLVEPLDLGSGLGTVVGLLVSLVLFDGGLNLRLPGDTIKTTVQRIAILRLLISLGAGLLAAHWLAGLNWSVAAVYSAIVLATGPTVVTPLVRQIRLAPPLGDVLEAEGLVLEPVGAVLALLLLELVLGDLHGWRELAFGLLSRLGGGTLIGASVGWLLSELLRRLESDQAASGLPLQLSLGMLFLMYGISEWLLPESALPASVAAGLVVGRRRNQHTADLDGLIQELAQLAITMLFPLLAADVSWAELSPLGWGGVSCVLALMLLVRPIAVGIATTGLPLDLRQRVFMGWLAPRGIVTASVASLFSIRLEQAGILGAGRLQGLVFLTILMTVGLQGLTAQPLARVLGLIESPDEPDSASVETATQPGQVLPDPSQ
- the gltX gene encoding glutamate--tRNA ligase, which gives rise to MVRVRLAPSPTGTLHIGTARTAVFNWLFARHQKGAFLLRIEDTDKERSKPEFTQNILEGLQWLGIDWDEEPVIQSERLQQHQAAIRGLLKSGLAYRCYASEEELEAMRSSQKAANQAPRYDNRHRHLSPEQEAAFQAEGRQAVVRFRIADDADIRWNDLVRGPMSWRGADLGGDMVIARRAPADQIGDPLYNLVVVVDDAAMAISHVIRGEDHIANTAKQLLLYDALGLPTPQFAHAPLILNGEGRKLSKRDGVTSINDFRAMGYTAAAIANYMTLLGWSVPEGMNERFSLGEAAEVFSFDRVNKAGARFDWDKLNWLNGQVLHDLTPEQLLQDLLPLWLANDWTPPDLDGWTLELCALLGPSLTLLKDGVEQARPFFELPPLEDDGVKQLDLEGARPAIHALAETLETAAWDGVDRDRAQQLLGDSAKAAGVKKGMIMKSLRAALLGRMQGPDLLTTWGLLARIGEDLPRLRRCLNGR
- a CDS encoding hyperconserved protein Hcp — translated: MELDLQPGDVVKVLESAALGWVRARVIRVKSGGRVVVQSDQGREFTARGNQVRLIEPAGFRP
- the rplS gene encoding 50S ribosomal protein L19, which gives rise to MAADPTDTTVTTDTPEETTEATAVATATPSPKKLSAEELIKGFEAEQLKSELPEIYVGDTVRVGVRISEGNKERVQPYEGVVISKRHGGLNETITVRRIFQGIGVERVFMLHSPQVASIKVERRGKVRRAKLFYLRERVGKATRVKQRFDR
- the map gene encoding type I methionyl aminopeptidase; translation: MNLFSELLATTKASQATATGPRIQKRRGVEIKSAREVKIMRQASAIVATVLREIMSMVEPGQTTGELDAYAERRIREMGATPSFKGYHGFPASICASINHEVVHGIPNKKRVIHKGDLLKVDTGAYFEGYHGDSCVTICVGEASDLAQTLSRVARESLMAGLAQVKAGNTLLDIAGAVEDHVKANGFSVVEDYTGHGVGRNLHEEPSVFNFRTDELPNVTLRPGMTLAIEPILNAGSKACRTLNDRWTVVTRDGSLSAQWEHTVLVTSDGCEILTDRGD